The following are encoded together in the Perca fluviatilis chromosome 23, GENO_Pfluv_1.0, whole genome shotgun sequence genome:
- the wnt7ba gene encoding protein Wnt-7b isoform X2 gives MRNHAHHLVPQRAAVRLLPTDLPHPHQRALSSVVALGANIICNKIPGLAPRQRALCQSRPDAIIIIGEGAQLGINECQYQFRYGRWNCSALGERTVFGQELRVGSKEAAFTYAITAAGVAHAVTTACSQGNLSQCGCDREKQGYHDQEEGWKWGGCSADIKYGVEFSRRFVDAREIKKNARRLMNLHNNEAGRKILEERMKLECKCHGVSGSCTTKTCWITLPKFREIGYLLKERYSGAVQVEPVRASRLRQPSFLRLKEARGYQKPTDTDLVYLERSPNYCEEDTATGSTGTRGRLCNGTSTHTTDSCNLMCCGRGYNTHHYTRIWQCNCKFHWCCFVKCNTCSEKSEVFTCK, from the exons ATGCGCAACCATGCTCATCATCTCGTCCCGCAGCGCGCTGCTGTCCGTCTACTACCCACAGATCTTCCTCATCCTCACCAGCG GGCGCTGTCCTCTGTGGTAGCTTTAGGCGCTAACATCATCTGCAACAAGATACCGGGACTGGCCCCCCGTCAGAGAGCCCTCTGTCAGAGTCGCCCTGACGCCATCATCATCATTGGCGAAGGCGCCCAGCTGGGCATCAATGAGTGTCAGTACCAGTTCCGCTACGGCCGGTGGAACTGCTCAGCCCTGGGAGAGAGGACCGTCTTTGGCCAAGAGCTGAGAGTAG GCAGCAAGGAGGCAGCATTCACTTATGCCATCACTGCAGCCGGAGTTGCCCACGCAGTGACCACAGCTTGTAGCCAAGGCAACCTCAGCCAGTGCGGCTGTGATCGTGAGAAGCAGGGCTACCACGACCAAGAGGAGGGCTGGAAGTGGGGAGGCTGCTCAGCTGATATTAAGTACGGTGTGGAGTTCTCGCGACGCTTTGTAGACGCCCGGGAGATCAAGAAAAACGCCCGCCGGCTGATGAACCTGCACAACAATGAGGCAGGGCGAAAG ATCCTAGAGGAGAGGATGAAGCTGGAGTGTAAGTGTCACGGCGTGTCCGGTTCCTGCACCACTAAGACCTGCTGGATCACCCTGCCAAAGTTCAGAGAGATTGGTTATCTGCTGAAGGAACGCTACAGCGGAGCAGTTCAAGTAGAGCCGGTCCGGGCCTCGCGCCTCCGCCAACCCTCCTTCCTACGACTCAAAGAGGCTCGGGGCTACCAGAAGCCCACGGACACAGACCTGGTGTACCTGGAGCGTTCGCCCAACTATTGCGAGGAGGACACAGCCACAGGAAGCACAGGAACACGGGGAAGACTGTGCAACGGCacttcaacacacacaacagacagttGTAATTTGATGTGCTGCGGCCGGggttacaacacacaccactacacacGCATCTGGCAGTGCAACTGCAAGTTCCACTGGTGCTGTTTTGTCAAGTGCAACACGTGCAGTGAGAAATCAGAAGTTTTCACCTGCAAGTAG
- the wnt7ba gene encoding protein Wnt-7b isoform X1 → MLIISSRSALLSVYYPQIFLILTSGSYLALSSVVALGANIICNKIPGLAPRQRALCQSRPDAIIIIGEGAQLGINECQYQFRYGRWNCSALGERTVFGQELRVGSKEAAFTYAITAAGVAHAVTTACSQGNLSQCGCDREKQGYHDQEEGWKWGGCSADIKYGVEFSRRFVDAREIKKNARRLMNLHNNEAGRKILEERMKLECKCHGVSGSCTTKTCWITLPKFREIGYLLKERYSGAVQVEPVRASRLRQPSFLRLKEARGYQKPTDTDLVYLERSPNYCEEDTATGSTGTRGRLCNGTSTHTTDSCNLMCCGRGYNTHHYTRIWQCNCKFHWCCFVKCNTCSEKSEVFTCK, encoded by the exons ATGCTCATCATCTCGTCCCGCAGCGCGCTGCTGTCCGTCTACTACCCACAGATCTTCCTCATCCTCACCAGCGGTAGCTACCT GGCGCTGTCCTCTGTGGTAGCTTTAGGCGCTAACATCATCTGCAACAAGATACCGGGACTGGCCCCCCGTCAGAGAGCCCTCTGTCAGAGTCGCCCTGACGCCATCATCATCATTGGCGAAGGCGCCCAGCTGGGCATCAATGAGTGTCAGTACCAGTTCCGCTACGGCCGGTGGAACTGCTCAGCCCTGGGAGAGAGGACCGTCTTTGGCCAAGAGCTGAGAGTAG GCAGCAAGGAGGCAGCATTCACTTATGCCATCACTGCAGCCGGAGTTGCCCACGCAGTGACCACAGCTTGTAGCCAAGGCAACCTCAGCCAGTGCGGCTGTGATCGTGAGAAGCAGGGCTACCACGACCAAGAGGAGGGCTGGAAGTGGGGAGGCTGCTCAGCTGATATTAAGTACGGTGTGGAGTTCTCGCGACGCTTTGTAGACGCCCGGGAGATCAAGAAAAACGCCCGCCGGCTGATGAACCTGCACAACAATGAGGCAGGGCGAAAG ATCCTAGAGGAGAGGATGAAGCTGGAGTGTAAGTGTCACGGCGTGTCCGGTTCCTGCACCACTAAGACCTGCTGGATCACCCTGCCAAAGTTCAGAGAGATTGGTTATCTGCTGAAGGAACGCTACAGCGGAGCAGTTCAAGTAGAGCCGGTCCGGGCCTCGCGCCTCCGCCAACCCTCCTTCCTACGACTCAAAGAGGCTCGGGGCTACCAGAAGCCCACGGACACAGACCTGGTGTACCTGGAGCGTTCGCCCAACTATTGCGAGGAGGACACAGCCACAGGAAGCACAGGAACACGGGGAAGACTGTGCAACGGCacttcaacacacacaacagacagttGTAATTTGATGTGCTGCGGCCGGggttacaacacacaccactacacacGCATCTGGCAGTGCAACTGCAAGTTCCACTGGTGCTGTTTTGTCAAGTGCAACACGTGCAGTGAGAAATCAGAAGTTTTCACCTGCAAGTAG
- the atxn10 gene encoding ataxin-10, giving the protein MANTDSTLDISPSIAGILNEEHCPEHLQVLKTFTAALRDKEYRDAVKEEAFSILLNVLSRLCDELHAASCDDQDLQSVALQLQLTAECFRAQRNSCVQSTRNQSLLRELGFIDVSLKLLSFFQTAHLESRDGIFEPLRCGIQFLGNLSVGNQMCKDDIWQLSFPNLLLQLLSVDDEKVVNYTSMVLHTCLDEAKVEELSDPQNIQLALRVMELCRTQPDLDWTVLIATQYFLKSSALVESMYSGMSHHERVTLLELLFAQLQEEDSCGIPPSVARFLATSFQKCCGAVLTLATGSASNDEVLQEALTVISLLDVLCEMTSDHRQFMFLQDHPDLLVTTVELLGQVHAIGKASKNIFSAAQNFSSFSGDGDASSHSPVISFKAHLIRLIGNLCYSNANNQNKVRELEGIPLILDNCSIDSNNPFISQWAIFTIRNLLEHNVQNQEQVSALERRGTTDYSALKELGFLVEERDGGLLLKTVRKDC; this is encoded by the exons ATGGCAAATACCGACAGCACCCTGGACATCTCACCGTCTATCGCTGGTATTTTGAATGAAGAACACTGCCCTGAACACTTACAGGTTTTAAAAACATTCACGGCTGCGTTACGGGACAAGGAATACAG AGATGCTGTGAAGGAGGAGGCGTTCTCCATTCTTCTAAATGTTTTGTCCCGACTGTGTGATGAGCTTCATGCTGCCAGCTGTGACGATCAGGACCTGCAGTCTGTCGCCCTGCAGCTGCAGTTGACCGCTGAGTGCTTTAGGGCTCAGAGGAACTCCTGTGTCCAGAGCACTCGCAACCAGAGTCTGCTCAG gGAGCTTGGTTTCATTGATGTATCCCTTAAACTCCTAAGCTTCTTTCAGACCGCACATCTGGAGAGCAGAGATGGCATATTTGAAC CTCTTCGTTGTGGGATCCAGTTTCTCGGTAACTTATCGGTTGGAAACCAAATGTGTAAAGATGACATTTGGCAGCTGAGCTTCCCAAATCTTCTCCT GCAGCTGCTCAGTGTTGATGATGAGAAGGTGGTAAACTATACCTCCATGGTACTCCACACATGTCTGGATGAAGCCAAAGTGGAAGAACTGTCTGATCCTCAGAACATCCAGCTGGCACTCAGGGTGATGGAGCTCTGTAGGACCCAACCTGACCTGGACTGGAC GGTTCTCATTGCTACCCAGTATTTCCTCAAGTCTTCAGCTCTGGTGGAGAGCATGTACTCTGGGATGTCTCACCATGAAAG agttacTCTATTAGAGCTGCTCTTTGCCCAGCTACAAGAGGAAGACTCTTGTGGTATCCCTCCTAGTGTTGCTCGCTTCCTGGCTACTTCCTTCCAGAAATGTTGTGGAGCTGTGTTGACACTCGCCACTGGCTCAGCTTCCAATGATGAG GTCCTGCAGGAGGCACTGACCGTGATTAGTCTGCTGGACGTGCTGTGTGAGATGACCTCAGACCACAGGCAGTTCATGTTTCTCCAGGACCATCCTGACCTTCTAGTGACCACTGTTG AGCTCCTGGGGCAGGTACATGCTATAGGGAAGGCCAGTAAGAATATTTTCAGTGCTGCTCAGAACTTCTCCTCCTTCAGTGGAGATGGAGACGCTTCCTCCCATTCTCCTGTCATCAGTTTCAAGGCCCACCTCATCCGGCTGATAGGAAACCTATGTTACAGCAATGCCAACAACCAGAACAAG GTGAGAGAACTGGAAGGCATCCCCCTCATCTTGGATAACTGCAGCATAGATAGCAACAACCCAT TTATCAGTCAGTGGGCCATCTTTACCATCAGGAACCTCTTAGAACACAACGTGCAGAACCAGGAGCAGGTCAGCGCCCTGGAACGTCGTGGCACCACGGACTACTCTGCGCTCAAGGAGTTGGGTTTCTTGGTGGAGGAGCGAGATGGAGGCTTGCTGCTCAAAACTGTGAGGAAAGACTGTTGA